Proteins encoded in a region of the Quercus lobata isolate SW786 chromosome 8, ValleyOak3.0 Primary Assembly, whole genome shotgun sequence genome:
- the LOC115955995 gene encoding 26S proteasome non-ATPase regulatory subunit 2 homolog A-like, producing the protein MAKDSNDTKKNKRDEKRDEDLSEEDLALKQQLELYVERVQDADPNLQKVALESMRQEIRTSTSSMTSVPKPLKFLRPHYGTLKAFYETMGNSELKKYLADILSVLALTMSAEGERESLKYRLEGSGGDIGSWGHEYVRNLAGEISQEYAKRQSEEVPIKDLMELVQQIVAFHMKHNAEPEAVDLLMEVEDLDLLIEHVDSTNFRRTCLYLTSSARYLPGPDDMLVLDTAYMIYLKFEEYPNALQIALFLDNMYVKQVFTSCNDQLRKKQFCYILARHGITFELDEEMAANDDDREALQDIINNTKLSEGYLTLARDIEVMEPKSPEDIYKAHLLDGRASAGATVDSARQNLAATFVNAFVNAGFGQDKLMTVPSDNSSSGSSANWLFKNKEHGKTSATASLGMIFLWDVDSGLAQMDKYFHASDSHVNAGALLGVGIVNCGIKNDCDPALALLGEYIDKEDPFIRIGAIMGLGIAYAGAQNEQLRSKLAPILNDTKAPLDVIAFTAISLGLIYVGSCNEEVAQAIIFALMDRSESELTEPLTRLLPLGLGLLYLGKQESVEATAEVSKTFNEKIRKYCDMTLLSCAYAGTGNVLKVQNLLGHCSQHLDKGETHQGPAVLGIAMVAMAEELGLEMAIRSLEHLLQYGEQNIRRAVPLALGLLCISNPKVNVMDTLSRLSHDTDSEVAMAAVMSLGLIGAGTNNARIAGMLRNLSSYYYKDANLLFCVRIAQGLVHMGKGLLTLNPFHSERFLLSPTALAGITIMLHACLHMKAVVLGKYHYMLYFLVLAMQPRMLMTVDENNKPLSVPVRVGQAVDVVGQAGRPKTITGFQTHTTPVLLAAGDRAELATEKYIPLSPILEGFVILKENPDYREEDH; encoded by the exons ATGGCAAAGGATTCAAATGATACTAAGAAGAATAAGAGGGACGAGAAGAGAGACGAAGATCTG TCTGAAGAGGATCTTGCTCTGAAGCAACAATTGGAGCTGTATGTGGAGAGAGTTCAGGATGCTGACCCCAACTTACAGAAGGTTGCGCTTGAGAGCATGAG gCAGGAAATCCGAACCTCTACGAGCTCCATGACTTCGGTCCCAAAGCCATTGAAATTTCTGCGTCCACACTATGGAACATTAAAGGCATTTTATGAAACCATGGGGAACTCGGAATTGAAG AAGTACCTCGCTGATATACTATCCGTTCTGGCTCTCACCATGTCTGCTGAGGGAGAAAGG GAGAGCTTAAAATATAGATTGGAGGGTTCAGGAGGTGATATTGGCTCATGGGGCCATGAATATGTGAG GAACTTAGCTGGAGAAATTTCACAGGAATATGCTAAGCGACAG AGCGAAGAAGTTCCAATCAAGGATCTTATGGAGCTTGTTCAACAAATAGTTGCTTTTCACATGAAG CACAATGCCGAGCCTGAAGCTGTTGATCTTCTAATGGAG GTTGAAGACCTTGATCTTTTAATAGAGCATGTCGACAGCACGAATTTCCGAAGGACATGTCTCTATCTGACTAGTTCGGCTAG ATACCTCCCTGGACCTGATGACATGTTGGTTCTAGATACAGCCTACatgatttatttaaaatttgaggaGTATCCAAATGCACTTCAGATTGCCCTATTTCTGGATAACATG TATGTGAAGCAAGTTTTTACTTCCTGTAATGATCAGCTGAGAAAGAAGCAATTCTGTTACATCCTTGCTCGCCAT GGTATTACATTTGAGCTAGATGAAGAGATGGCTGCAAATGATGATGACCGAGAAGCATTACAGGACATAATAAACAACACCAAGCTAAGTGAAGGATATCTAACACTCGCTCGTGATATTGAGGTTATGGAGCCCAAATCTCCTGAAGATATTTACAAG GCACACTTGCTTGATGGCCGGGCTAGTGCTGGTGCAACTGTTGATTCAGCTAGACAAAACCTTGCTGCCACCTTTGTTAATGCTTTTGTAAATGCTGGCTTTGGTCAG GATAAGTTAATGACAGTCCCATCTGACAATTCAAGTTCTGGTTCTTCTGCTAACTGgcttttcaaaaataaagaacacgGGAAGACTAGTGCCACAGCAAGTCTT GGTATGATATTTCTGTGGGATGTTGACTCTGGACTTGCCCAAATGGACAAATACTTCCACGCTAGTGACAGCCATGTCAATGCTGGTGCATTATTAGGAGTTGGGATCGTAAATTGTGGTATCAAGAATGATTGTGATCCG GCACTGGCACTTCTAGGAGAGTATATAGATAAAGAAGACCCATTCATTCGGATAGGGGCAATAATGGGCCTTGGGATTGCATATGCTGGTGCTCAGAATGAGCAG TTACGGAGTAAATTGGCTCCTATACTCAATGATACTAAAGCTCCTCTTGACGTGATTGCTTTCACAGCAATCTCATTGGGTTTAATATATGTGGGTTCTTGCAACGAAGAGGTTGCTCAGGCAATTATATTTGCATTGATGGACCGAAGTGAGTCAGAGTTGACGGAGCCCCTAACTCGTCTTTTACCTCTTGGGCTTGGTCTTCTATATCTCGGGAAGCAG GAAAGTGTGGAGGCAACGGCTGAAGTTTCTAAGACCTTTAAtgaaaaaatcagaaaatactGTGATATGACATTACTTTCCTGTGCATATGCTGGAACAGGGAATGTTCTTAAG GTTCAAAATCTTCTGGGTCATTGTTCACAACATCTAGACAAAGGTGAAACTCACCAGGGTCCTGCTGTGCTTGGAATTGCTATGGTTGCTATGGCTGAAGAATTGGGGCTGGAGATGGCAATTCGTTCATTAGAGCATCTTTTGCAGTATGGAGAGCAGAATATTCGCCGTGCTGTTCCTTTGGCTCTTGGTCTCCTCTGCATATCAAACCCTAAG GTCAATGTTATGGACACATTAAGCAGACTTAGCCATGACACAGATTCAGAAGTAGCAATG GCTGCAGTAATGTCGTTAGGTTTGATAGGTGCGGGTACCAACAATGCTCGAATAGCTGGCATGCTTCGTAATCTTTCAAGTTATTACTATAAAGATGCCAACCTTCTTTTCTGT GTGCGAATTGCTCAAGGTCTTGTACATATGGGGAAAGGCTTATTAACTCTTAATCCATTTCATTCTGAACGGTTCTTGCTTTCCCC GACTGCACTTGCTGGAATAACTATCATGCTACATGCATGCCTTCATATGAAAGCAGTTGTATTGGGAAAATATCATTACATGCTCTACTTCCTCGTTTTGGCCATGCAG CCAAGAATGTTGATGACTGTTGATGAGAataacaaacctctttccgtACCTGTTCGAGTGGGTCAAGCTGTTGAtgttgttggtcaggcaggtcgTCCCAAGACCATCACTGGTTTTCAGACACACACAACACCGGTTCTTTTGGCTGCTGGTGATAGAGCAGAATTGGCCACTGAGAA ATATATTCCACTATCCCCAATATTAGAAGGGTTTGTAATCTTGAAGGAGAATCCAGACTATAGAGAAGAAGATCATTAG
- the LOC115957586 gene encoding nuclear cap-binding protein subunit 2, producing the protein MASLFKDPTKLSAYRDRRFSGSQEDFERALLASITVYVGNMSFYTTEEQVYELFSRAGEIKKIIMGLDKNTKTPCGFCFVLFYSREDAEDAVKYISGTILDDRPIRVDFDWGFQEGRQWGRGRSGGQVRDEYRTDYDPGRGGYGKLVQRELEAQRQLVDYGAGSLGSFPPVMPPQYGRHGGSHGHGGSYRRDYHRKRHRDDDRHGHETSKRISDHESRRSSDHDSRPEKNPRFRESGDSDDDEEDDRKRRA; encoded by the exons ATGGCTTCTCTGTTCAAG gatcCAACAAAGCTTTCAGCATATAGGGATAGAAGGTTTTCTGGATCACAAGAAGACTTTGAACGTGCACTCCTGGCATCAATAACTGTCTATGTGGGGAATATGTCCTTTTATACAACAGAAGAGCAAGTTTATGAGCTTTTCTCCCGAGCTGGAGAAATTAAGAAGATAATTATGGGCTTGGATAAGAACACAAAAACACCTTGCggcttttgttttgtctt ATTCTACTCTCGAGAAGATGCTGAGGATGCTGTCAAATATATAAGCGGCACTATTCTCGATGATCGCCCTATTCGTGTTGATTTTGACTGGGGATTCCAGGAAGGAAGGCAATGGGGCCGTGGGCGAAGTGGTGGGCAG GTGCGTGATGAATATCGTACTGATTACGATCCTG GTAGAGGAGGTTATGGGAAGTTAGTACAGAGAGAGCTGGAAGCACAAAGGCAGCTTGTAGATTATGGTGCTGGTTCCTTGGGCTCTTTCCCACCAGTTATGCCACCTCAGT ATGGTAGACATGGTGGAAGCCATGGTCATGGGGGATCTTATCGTAGAG ATTACCATAGGAAGCGACACCGAGATGATGACCGCCATGGGCATGAGACCTCAAAGAGAATCTCAGATCATGAATCCAGGAGAAGTTCTGATCATGACTCGAGACCG GAAAAGAATCCCCGATTCCGAGAGAGTGGTGACTCTGATGATGACGAGGAAGATGATCGGAAGCGACGAGCCTAG